Proteins from a genomic interval of Treponema succinifaciens DSM 2489:
- a CDS encoding AAA family ATPase, with translation MQIIPVASGKGGVGKSLLSANLAIALGQAGKKVLLIDLDLGASNLHLVIGHPNPKAGVGTFLTGESKFEDIICPTDYDNVSFIAGDSEIPGLTSLKVSQKNELIKSFNKQESKFDYLILDLGAGTHLTILDMFLLSPQGIVVTAPTVTATLNGYLFLKNVMFRMMYNTFKKGSAGYKYLESLKKDSLSLQRLYIPKLVEILEKEDPEGTALFKKRINEFHPRLVLNMIDDPKDADRAQRIRRSCQQYLDLDLDHLGVIYRDTLQDKALSSRLPVIVYKPQSIIGQAIYRIAEKIIQSETLKFDDSYDITQASDTSFEIATEEANDDFGQKMAYIEELAGTGALTAGELAETLKQQQYELTRLKNENNLLKKKLLEAATKGFKV, from the coding sequence ATGCAGATTATTCCAGTAGCAAGCGGCAAAGGCGGTGTTGGAAAAAGCCTTTTAAGCGCAAACCTTGCAATTGCCTTAGGTCAGGCAGGCAAAAAAGTTCTTCTCATTGATTTGGATTTGGGGGCTTCAAACCTTCACCTTGTAATAGGCCATCCTAATCCAAAAGCAGGAGTCGGCACGTTTCTTACAGGCGAAAGCAAGTTTGAAGACATAATTTGCCCGACAGACTATGACAATGTAAGTTTTATTGCAGGCGACTCTGAAATTCCTGGGCTTACGTCCCTTAAAGTCAGCCAGAAAAACGAGCTTATAAAAAGCTTCAATAAGCAGGAATCTAAATTCGACTATCTGATTCTGGACTTAGGAGCGGGAACTCATCTTACAATTCTTGATATGTTTCTTCTTTCTCCGCAGGGAATTGTTGTTACAGCTCCAACTGTTACCGCCACGCTGAACGGCTATCTTTTCCTTAAGAATGTAATGTTCCGAATGATGTATAACACTTTCAAAAAAGGAAGCGCGGGCTACAAATATCTTGAGTCTCTAAAAAAAGATTCCCTTTCGCTCCAGCGGCTTTATATTCCCAAGCTTGTTGAAATTCTTGAAAAAGAAGACCCAGAAGGAACTGCATTGTTCAAAAAGCGCATAAATGAATTTCATCCGCGGCTCGTGCTTAACATGATAGACGATCCAAAAGACGCAGACAGGGCGCAAAGAATTCGCCGTTCATGCCAGCAATATCTGGATTTGGACTTGGACCATCTTGGCGTAATCTACCGCGACACTTTGCAGGACAAGGCTCTTTCTTCAAGGCTGCCTGTCATTGTCTACAAGCCGCAGTCAATTATAGGTCAGGCAATCTACAGAATCGCAGAAAAAATAATTCAGTCTGAAACTTTAAAATTCGACGACAGTTATGACATAACCCAGGCTTCGGACACTTCATTTGAAATTGCCACAGAAGAAGCCAACGATGACTTTGGGCAGAAAATGGCTTACATAGAAGAGCTTGCAGGAACTGGCGCGCTTACTGCCGGGGAACTTGCGGAAACTTTAAAGCAACAGCAGTACGAGCTTACAAGACTAAAAAACGAAAACAATTTATTAAAGAAAAAACTTCTGGAAGCAGCGACAAAAGGATTCAAAGTGTAA
- the lgt gene encoding prolipoprotein diacylglyceryl transferase, with amino-acid sequence MLNSLLYIKYPSWIHPELFPGVPLLGLVRWYGLMYIIAFGTAFYILRKIQREGALDTPDSKTTEDDIFSFIAFGIIFLLAGARILSTLVYDTSGLYWKKPWLIFWPFDTVTKRFTGLAGMSYHGGFLGGFIGMLIWCKKHKKPALKWIDAMAVAIPLGYTFGRIGNFMNGELYGRITKAPWGIVFPRAETFSSSLDWVKKFSSSIGMSLDGARLVNLPRHPSQLYEALFEGLFLFVLIWCLRKKKPFDGFLTACYTIGYGFVRFFIEYFREPDADIGYRISATKDAAIYTNTSLLNLSTGQIFCLMMIAGGILMIFILAILNKKNDRNRKALQ; translated from the coding sequence ATGTTAAATTCTCTTTTATATATAAAATATCCGTCTTGGATTCACCCGGAGCTTTTTCCTGGAGTTCCGCTTTTGGGACTTGTGCGGTGGTACGGTCTTATGTACATAATCGCATTTGGAACGGCTTTTTATATTCTGCGGAAAATTCAGCGTGAAGGCGCATTGGACACGCCGGATTCAAAAACCACAGAAGACGACATTTTTAGCTTTATTGCATTCGGAATTATTTTTCTTTTAGCGGGTGCGCGGATTCTTTCAACGCTCGTATACGACACTTCGGGGCTTTACTGGAAAAAGCCTTGGCTGATTTTCTGGCCGTTCGACACAGTTACAAAAAGATTTACAGGACTTGCCGGAATGTCCTACCACGGCGGATTTCTTGGCGGATTTATAGGAATGCTAATCTGGTGCAAAAAACACAAAAAGCCTGCGCTCAAATGGATTGACGCAATGGCAGTTGCAATTCCGCTTGGCTACACTTTCGGGCGAATCGGAAACTTTATGAACGGAGAGCTTTACGGCAGAATAACAAAAGCTCCTTGGGGAATTGTCTTTCCACGCGCAGAAACTTTTTCTTCAAGCCTTGACTGGGTAAAGAAATTCTCTTCTTCGATAGGAATGTCTCTTGATGGCGCAAGGCTTGTAAATCTTCCGCGGCATCCAAGCCAGCTTTACGAAGCTCTTTTTGAAGGACTTTTTCTTTTTGTTCTTATCTGGTGCCTGAGAAAGAAAAAACCGTTCGACGGATTCCTTACAGCCTGCTACACAATAGGCTACGGATTTGTAAGATTTTTTATAGAATATTTTCGCGAGCCTGACGCAGACATTGGCTACAGAATTTCTGCAACAAAAGACGCTGCAATCTACACAAACACTTCGCTTTTAAATCTTAGCACAGGACAAATTTTCTGTCTTATGATGATTGCAGGCGGAATTCTTATGATTTTTATTCTTGCAATTCTGAACAAAAAAAATGACAGAAATAGAAAAGCACTACAATAA
- a CDS encoding class I SAM-dependent methyltransferase, giving the protein MTEIEKHYNKHKEENRLLTRHGKVEFAVAMKYIHDSLPTQDKHLFKIADIGAGTGRYSVALAKEGFDVTAVELVKHNLEILESKHEHVKCWPGNALDLSFLPDETFDATILFGPLYHLHKEEEKLTALKEARRITKKGGKIFAAYLLNEYSILSYCFAQNRILELIKSGNVSKDFHIVPKENELYDYVRLEDIDRLNKMGGIKRIKIFSPDGPADFMRKELNSMTEETFKKFIEYQICNAERKDLLGAGSHIVDILEN; this is encoded by the coding sequence ATGACAGAAATAGAAAAGCACTACAATAAGCACAAGGAAGAAAACAGGCTTTTGACGCGGCACGGAAAAGTCGAATTCGCCGTCGCAATGAAATACATCCATGATTCTCTTCCTACGCAAGACAAACATCTTTTTAAAATTGCGGACATTGGAGCCGGAACAGGAAGATATTCAGTTGCACTTGCAAAAGAAGGATTTGATGTTACAGCGGTTGAGCTTGTAAAGCATAATCTTGAAATACTTGAATCCAAACACGAGCACGTAAAATGCTGGCCGGGAAACGCGCTTGACCTTAGTTTTTTGCCAGATGAAACTTTTGATGCAACAATTCTTTTTGGGCCGCTTTATCATCTTCATAAGGAAGAAGAAAAACTCACAGCTTTAAAAGAAGCGCGCAGAATAACCAAAAAAGGCGGAAAAATTTTTGCCGCGTATCTTTTAAACGAATACAGCATTCTTTCATATTGCTTTGCGCAAAACAGAATCCTTGAGCTTATAAAAAGCGGAAATGTCTCTAAAGATTTTCATATTGTGCCAAAAGAAAATGAGCTTTACGACTATGTCCGCCTAGAAGATATTGACAGGCTTAACAAGATGGGCGGAATAAAGCGGATAAAAATATTTTCTCCAGACGGACCTGCGGACTTTATGCGCAAAGAACTGAACTCAATGACAGAAGAAACTTTTAAAAAATTCATTGAATACCAGATTTGCAATGCGGAACGCAAGGATCTTCTAGGCGCAGGCTCCCACATTGTAGATATTCTGGAAAACTAA
- a CDS encoding phosphoribosylaminoimidazolecarboxamide formyltransferase, with protein sequence MKELELKYGCNPNQKPARVYMENGELPVTVVNGKPGYINLLDALNGWQLVKELKEATGFPAATSFKHVSPAGAAIGRPLSSTLKQIYYTDDVELTPLSCAYARARGADRMSSFGDFIALSDKCDKATALLIKKEVSDGIIAPGYDDDALEILKAKKKGGYCVLQIDENYVPAKIEKKQVFGITFEQGHNFIKLDDNCLKNIVTKNKTLTKEERDNLLISLIILKYTQSNSVCYVKDGQAIGIGAGQQSRIHCTRLAGDKADKWWLRQSPQVLNLKFKADIKRADRDNTIDVYTSDDYDDVLAEGIWQNFFVEKPSVFTREERKAWIAKNTDVAVGSDAFFPFGDNIERAHRSGVKVIAQPGGSIRDDNVIETCDKYNMVMAFTGIRLFHH encoded by the coding sequence ATGAAAGAACTTGAGTTGAAATATGGATGCAATCCAAACCAAAAGCCGGCTAGAGTTTACATGGAAAACGGAGAGCTTCCTGTAACTGTTGTAAATGGAAAGCCCGGATATATAAACTTGCTCGATGCGCTTAACGGCTGGCAACTTGTAAAGGAATTGAAAGAAGCGACTGGATTTCCAGCGGCAACATCTTTTAAGCATGTTTCTCCTGCTGGAGCCGCAATCGGTCGTCCTTTGAGCAGCACTCTTAAGCAAATTTATTATACTGATGATGTTGAGCTAACTCCTTTGTCCTGCGCTTATGCAAGAGCACGCGGAGCAGACAGAATGTCTTCGTTTGGAGACTTTATTGCCCTTAGCGACAAGTGTGACAAGGCGACTGCTCTTTTAATAAAGAAAGAAGTTTCCGACGGAATAATTGCTCCGGGGTATGATGATGACGCTCTTGAAATTCTTAAGGCAAAGAAAAAAGGAGGATATTGCGTTCTTCAGATTGATGAAAACTATGTTCCAGCTAAAATAGAAAAAAAGCAAGTGTTTGGCATAACTTTTGAGCAGGGACACAATTTTATAAAGCTTGATGACAACTGCTTAAAAAACATTGTAACAAAAAATAAAACTCTCACAAAAGAAGAGCGCGACAACCTTTTGATTTCCCTGATTATCTTGAAATATACTCAGTCCAACAGTGTCTGCTATGTAAAGGACGGACAGGCAATTGGAATTGGAGCCGGACAGCAGAGCCGTATTCACTGTACACGTCTTGCGGGTGACAAGGCGGACAAATGGTGGCTACGTCAGAGTCCCCAGGTTTTAAATTTGAAATTCAAGGCTGATATAAAAAGAGCCGACCGTGACAACACAATCGATGTTTATACAAGCGATGACTATGACGATGTTCTTGCTGAAGGAATATGGCAGAATTTCTTTGTTGAAAAGCCATCTGTATTTACACGTGAAGAGCGCAAGGCTTGGATTGCAAAAAATACAGATGTCGCAGTGGGCAGCGATGCTTTCTTCCCATTTGGAGATAATATCGAACGTGCGCACAGAAGCGGAGTAAAAGTCATAGCTCAGCCGGGCGGCTCAATCCGTGATGATAATGTCATTGAAACCTGCGATAAATACAACATGGTTATGGCGTTTACAGGAATCAGGCTTTTCCATCACTGA